A region from the Bacteroidota bacterium genome encodes:
- a CDS encoding T9SS type A sorting domain-containing protein, protein MRNFTERVYRTMRFKFSLIIILATITFSNVDAQNLVSVTPDSAMQGNQVILTIVGTQTHFSAINNAFFISLRQGNNRISCDSFSIQNDSLLLAYFDLPYTLSGWCDVNVLNFTDGNMLLPNSFYITASPTAPNIISINPDSAYQGTSIVATILSVNTKYASGSITRIRLRIGGFNGTFNADSFIVNNDTNITAYFTFPFTAATGLYDLIIDHNLDGTISLNDNFEVIESPFKPKIISVNPDSSYQGTSLTLLVIAANTNFTQATFSAISLEMGWWDVIDADTFTVINDTALYADFTIPMDANVGLWDVVLNNSIDNEIVLDNSFEVVLSPFSPQIISINPDSAYQGEHIAITVVGKNTHFLSGTNNYYRIQRGNWNIINADSVNITNDTLLVAYFTISYQMAPNMYDFRIDNTMDGLLNLTAAFLIKESLTAPAIIAIYPSEGVQNEYVKVSVNGTNSHFLSGVTTQVLLRMGANNSIYADSFDIDNDSLLYAHFNIPLIAQTGIYDFRAVNNVDGTLQLGQSFTINATQIFPKILSVTPNELNQKESYALSINCQYTSLNTQTPPIIRLLFNATNIINTDSIQVVNDTFLYAYVTIPENAPIGFYDVEILPYAAQSITGQDMVEVLISQWSPQISLVDPAFAYQGDTLSVSIHGKNTLFTSGAMINVQLVQRFTVISPSGIKIVNDSLIVADFIIPANARLGLYDVEVNGTIHGDMILAEGFEILVSPNAPQIEYVSPAKAAWGEVLSVLVKGKNTSFVGSTNPRVRFQSNQGNFISDSVHILSDTIAIAYVTIPKTIALGFYDVRLWGFTENLTLSAGFEVISRPLVIKIKSITPDSAYQGDSIHMNIQCSGTEFTNAKLVQVFLSNPLEADLIGTSVEAINDSVLTVEFVFKKDAWIGLWDVSVVSDISGQTTELEFFSLLKSTGMQEANSLSAKIYPNPASDMLNIEFESDATTTIQLYDLNGNLLVEDKTHHVNLKQIDISHLASGSYIIQLISSEGLYRGMIIKK, encoded by the coding sequence ATGAGAAATTTTACAGAACGAGTTTATAGGACAATGAGATTTAAATTCAGTTTGATTATTATTCTGGCAACAATTACTTTTAGTAATGTTGATGCACAAAATTTGGTTTCTGTAACACCTGATAGTGCCATGCAGGGTAATCAAGTCATTCTAACAATTGTTGGTACACAGACTCATTTCTCAGCTATAAATAATGCATTTTTCATTTCATTACGTCAAGGCAATAATCGAATATCTTGCGATTCATTTTCAATTCAAAACGATAGTTTATTGCTGGCTTATTTTGATTTACCATATACCTTAAGTGGTTGGTGCGATGTAAATGTATTGAATTTTACTGATGGAAATATGCTGCTACCAAATTCTTTCTATATCACGGCATCTCCTACTGCACCAAATATCATCAGTATTAATCCTGATAGTGCTTATCAGGGAACATCCATTGTAGCTACCATCCTCTCTGTCAATACAAAGTATGCTTCAGGAAGCATCACTAGAATCAGGCTACGTATTGGAGGATTCAATGGTACGTTTAATGCCGATTCTTTTATTGTAAATAATGACACGAATATTACGGCTTATTTTACATTTCCGTTTACAGCAGCTACTGGCTTGTACGATCTTATAATTGATCATAACCTGGATGGAACGATTAGTTTAAATGACAATTTTGAAGTGATCGAGTCTCCATTTAAACCCAAAATCATTTCTGTAAATCCTGATAGCAGCTATCAGGGCACGTCCTTAACATTGTTGGTCATTGCTGCGAATACAAACTTTACACAAGCTACATTTAGTGCCATTAGTTTAGAAATGGGTTGGTGGGATGTGATTGATGCAGATACATTTACCGTGATTAACGACACCGCATTATATGCCGATTTCACCATTCCAATGGATGCAAATGTTGGGCTTTGGGATGTAGTGCTTAACAATTCAATTGATAATGAAATAGTATTAGACAATTCATTTGAGGTTGTATTATCACCATTTAGTCCTCAGATTATTTCCATAAATCCCGATAGTGCTTATCAGGGAGAACATATTGCCATTACAGTTGTGGGAAAAAACACGCATTTCTTATCAGGAACAAATAATTATTATCGAATACAAAGAGGTAACTGGAATATAATTAATGCTGATTCAGTTAACATTACCAATGATACACTATTAGTTGCTTATTTTACAATATCCTATCAGATGGCTCCTAATATGTATGATTTTAGAATCGATAATACGATGGATGGATTGCTGAACCTAACAGCTGCATTCCTAATTAAAGAATCCCTTACAGCTCCAGCTATAATTGCTATTTATCCTTCGGAAGGTGTTCAAAACGAATATGTAAAAGTTAGTGTGAATGGAACCAATTCTCATTTCCTTTCAGGCGTTACAACACAGGTTTTATTAAGAATGGGGGCAAATAACTCTATTTATGCCGATTCATTTGATATCGATAACGACTCCTTATTATATGCCCATTTCAATATTCCACTCATTGCTCAAACCGGTATTTATGATTTCAGAGCAGTAAATAATGTGGATGGGACATTGCAATTGGGCCAGTCGTTTACTATTAATGCTACACAGATATTTCCTAAAATATTATCAGTTACGCCAAACGAATTAAATCAAAAAGAAAGCTATGCTCTTTCTATAAATTGTCAGTATACCAGTTTGAATACACAAACTCCCCCCATTATCCGATTGCTTTTTAATGCAACGAACATCATTAATACAGATTCCATTCAAGTGGTTAACGATACATTTCTTTACGCCTATGTTACAATTCCTGAAAATGCTCCAATAGGATTTTATGATGTTGAAATTCTTCCATATGCTGCCCAATCAATTACCGGGCAAGATATGGTTGAAGTCTTAATTTCCCAATGGTCGCCTCAAATTAGTTTAGTAGATCCTGCATTTGCCTATCAGGGAGATACATTGTCGGTATCCATCCACGGGAAAAATACCTTGTTTACGAGTGGTGCAATGATCAATGTTCAACTGGTACAAAGGTTTACCGTTATTAGTCCTAGCGGCATTAAAATAGTTAATGATTCCCTGATTGTTGCCGATTTTATAATTCCTGCAAATGCCAGACTTGGCTTATATGATGTGGAGGTAAATGGAACTATTCATGGAGACATGATTTTGGCAGAAGGATTTGAAATTCTGGTTTCTCCAAACGCTCCTCAAATAGAATATGTAAGTCCTGCAAAGGCTGCTTGGGGAGAAGTTCTATCTGTTTTAGTCAAAGGGAAAAACACGAGTTTTGTTGGATCTACAAATCCTCGTGTACGATTCCAAAGCAATCAAGGTAACTTTATTTCCGATTCAGTACATATTTTAAGCGATACGATAGCCATTGCTTATGTTACTATTCCAAAAACAATTGCGCTGGGCTTTTATGATGTTCGTTTATGGGGATTTACAGAAAACTTGACACTTTCGGCTGGATTTGAAGTGATTTCTCGTCCTTTGGTCATCAAAATAAAATCCATTACACCTGACAGTGCTTATCAGGGAGATAGTATTCATATGAACATTCAATGCAGTGGAACAGAGTTTACGAATGCAAAATTAGTACAAGTATTTTTGTCGAATCCATTGGAAGCCGATTTGATAGGAACCTCTGTAGAAGCAATTAATGATAGTGTTTTAACAGTAGAATTTGTCTTCAAAAAAGATGCTTGGATTGGATTATGGGATGTAAGTGTGGTGTCAGATATTTCTGGACAGACAACTGAACTAGAGTTTTTCTCATTATTAAAGTCTACTGGGATGCAGGAGGCTAATTCATTGTCGGCTAAAATTTATCCAAATCCTGCTTCTGATATGCTGAATATTGAATTCGAATCAGATGCAACCACCACAATTCAGCTTTATGATTTGAATGGAAACCTTTTAGTGGAGGATAAAACTCATCATGTGAATTTAAAGCAAATTGATATAAGTCATTTAGCCAGTGGCTCCTATATTATTCAGCTAATCTCCAGTGAAGGTTTATACAGGGGGATGATTATTAAGAAGTAA